Proteins encoded within one genomic window of Flavobacterium sp. NG2:
- a CDS encoding FAD-binding and (Fe-S)-binding domain-containing protein has product MSLIPQFKSLSQSLEGTLLYDELHKILYSTDASAYKLVPQAVALPKTVADIVKIVKFAGEYKISLTPRTAGTSLAGQTVGNGIVVDVSKHFTEIVSFDAEKKTVTVQPGVIRDELNLFLKPHGLFFGPNTSTSNRCMIGGMVGNNSSGTTSIRYGVTRDKIVEIKAVLSDGFEVVFGELTSAEFIEKTKGDTLENQIYKKLYEELSVEATQHEIKNEFPKPEIHRRNTGYAVDILLKSDLFGGTEPTINVGKLLCGSEGTLAFTTEVTLKVDVLPPTNNVMVVAHFNSIQESLESVLIAMKHHLYTCEMMDDTILDCTKTNREQAKNRFFIVGEPKAVMMFEVGSYESMEDAEKQADALVADLQKNNFGYALPKIYGTDIDKINELRKAGLGLLGSIVGDDKAADSIEDTAVELSDLPNYIADFSAMMARHGQSAIYYAHAGAGEIHLRPVLNLKTKEGVYQFRNIATEVAHLVKKYRGSLSGEHGDGIVRGEFLPFMIGEKNYELLKRIKLAFDPYSVLNMGKIVNALKMDENLRFEPGRVEPEIQTLQDFSDSLGVLRAAEKCNGSGDCRKLPSAGGTLCPSYRATRNEKDTTRARANALRDYLTNSDKVNKFDHKELYQVFDLCVSCKACASECPSNVDIASLKAEFLYQYQKANGFSLRSRIFANNAKLNQLASGFPSFTNYMVNLPIVKKMMGVSLRREVPRLSKITFKDWYDDQNESIHQTTLVSGKVYLFCDEFTNYYDVSVGIDAFELLTALGYEVIMLNHEESGRAYLSKGFLEEAKEIANINVEIFAPLISKETPLIGIEPSAILSFRDEYLRLVDDKPKAEKLAKNVFTIEEFFKKEIEKGKIHSGQFSDVSKEIKIHGHCHQKALSTVEASFAMLNVPKNSQVTIYNSGCCGMAGSFGYEREHYDISMQMGEDTLFPKIRNTAKTTEIAAAGTSCRHQIFDGTSRKAQHPVSILRSCLK; this is encoded by the coding sequence ATGTCACTTATACCGCAATTCAAATCGTTGTCACAATCGTTAGAAGGAACATTGTTGTATGACGAACTTCATAAAATACTATATTCCACAGATGCTTCAGCTTATAAATTAGTACCTCAGGCGGTGGCTTTGCCCAAAACGGTTGCTGATATTGTGAAAATAGTCAAGTTTGCTGGCGAATATAAAATTTCTTTAACACCCAGAACCGCAGGTACTTCATTAGCAGGACAAACCGTAGGAAACGGAATTGTAGTAGATGTATCCAAACATTTTACAGAAATCGTTTCATTTGATGCCGAAAAGAAAACAGTGACGGTACAACCAGGGGTGATTCGGGATGAATTGAATTTATTCTTGAAACCGCACGGTTTATTTTTTGGTCCCAATACTTCAACATCTAATCGTTGTATGATTGGCGGAATGGTGGGGAATAATTCTTCGGGGACAACCTCTATTCGTTATGGTGTTACCCGTGATAAGATTGTCGAAATTAAAGCGGTTTTGAGTGATGGGTTTGAAGTGGTTTTTGGCGAACTGACTTCGGCCGAATTTATTGAAAAGACCAAAGGCGATACACTTGAAAACCAAATTTACAAGAAATTATACGAAGAGCTTTCGGTTGAAGCGACTCAACATGAAATAAAAAACGAATTTCCAAAACCAGAAATCCACCGTAGAAACACTGGTTATGCGGTAGATATTTTATTGAAATCGGATTTATTTGGAGGAACGGAACCTACCATTAATGTGGGCAAACTTCTTTGCGGAAGCGAAGGGACATTGGCTTTTACTACAGAGGTTACTTTGAAAGTGGATGTGTTACCGCCTACCAATAATGTGATGGTGGTCGCTCATTTTAACAGCATTCAAGAAAGCTTAGAGTCGGTTTTAATAGCCATGAAACATCATTTGTACACTTGTGAAATGATGGATGATACCATTTTGGATTGTACCAAAACCAATCGTGAACAAGCCAAGAATCGATTTTTTATTGTGGGCGAACCCAAAGCTGTGATGATGTTTGAAGTAGGTTCATACGAAAGTATGGAAGATGCCGAAAAACAAGCTGATGCGTTGGTAGCCGATTTGCAAAAGAACAATTTTGGTTATGCTTTGCCTAAAATTTACGGGACGGATATTGATAAAATAAACGAACTCCGTAAAGCGGGATTGGGACTTTTAGGAAGCATCGTTGGGGATGATAAAGCAGCCGATTCTATTGAAGATACTGCCGTTGAATTGAGTGATTTGCCTAATTACATCGCTGATTTCTCGGCTATGATGGCACGTCACGGTCAGTCGGCTATTTATTATGCTCACGCAGGAGCGGGTGAAATCCATTTGCGTCCTGTGCTGAATTTAAAAACTAAAGAAGGTGTTTATCAATTTAGAAATATCGCTACTGAAGTAGCGCATTTGGTCAAAAAATACAGAGGTTCACTAAGTGGAGAACACGGTGATGGAATTGTCCGTGGCGAGTTTTTGCCATTTATGATTGGAGAGAAAAACTATGAATTGCTGAAACGTATTAAATTGGCTTTCGATCCCTATTCGGTTTTGAATATGGGAAAAATTGTCAATGCGCTCAAAATGGATGAAAATCTACGCTTTGAGCCGGGAAGAGTAGAGCCTGAGATTCAAACGCTTCAAGATTTCTCAGATAGTTTAGGGGTACTTCGTGCAGCCGAAAAATGCAACGGTTCTGGTGATTGCCGTAAGTTACCATCAGCGGGAGGAACGTTGTGCCCGAGCTACCGTGCCACCAGAAACGAAAAAGACACCACCAGAGCGCGTGCCAATGCCTTGAGAGATTATTTAACCAATTCAGACAAAGTCAATAAGTTTGACCATAAAGAGTTGTACCAAGTTTTTGATTTGTGCGTAAGTTGTAAAGCTTGTGCTAGCGAATGTCCTAGTAATGTAGACATCGCTTCATTGAAAGCCGAGTTTTTGTATCAATACCAAAAAGCAAATGGTTTTTCATTACGCTCTAGAATCTTTGCAAACAATGCCAAATTGAATCAATTAGCCAGTGGTTTCCCTTCGTTTACAAATTATATGGTGAATTTGCCAATTGTCAAAAAAATGATGGGTGTTTCACTGAGAAGAGAAGTGCCAAGACTTTCGAAAATAACCTTCAAAGATTGGTATGATGACCAAAACGAATCGATTCATCAAACAACCTTAGTGAGTGGAAAAGTCTATTTGTTTTGTGATGAATTTACCAACTATTATGATGTTTCTGTAGGTATTGATGCATTCGAACTTTTAACAGCTCTAGGATATGAAGTAATTATGCTAAACCACGAAGAAAGTGGAAGAGCCTATTTGTCAAAAGGATTCTTAGAAGAAGCCAAAGAAATTGCAAATATCAATGTAGAGATTTTTGCACCATTGATCTCTAAAGAAACACCTTTAATAGGAATAGAACCCTCGGCAATTTTGAGTTTTAGAGATGAATATTTACGATTAGTGGATGACAAACCAAAAGCAGAAAAATTAGCTAAAAACGTTTTTACTATCGAAGAGTTTTTCAAAAAAGAAATCGAAAAAGGAAAGATACACTCTGGACAATTTTCGGATGTTTCCAAAGAAATAAAAATCCACGGACACTGCCATCAAAAAGCATTGAGTACTGTCGAAGCTTCTTTTGCGATGTTGAATGTACCCAAAAATAGTCAAGTGACGATTTATAATTCCGGTTGTTGCGGCATGGCGGGTTCTTTTGGATACGAAAGAGAACATTACGACATCAGTATGCAAATGGGCGAAGATACCTTGTTTCCAAAAATCAGAAACACAG
- a CDS encoding YHYH protein, translating into MKNSSFIVIAAIQLFFACSSSNDNTTTTTTETGTVVKVNAADFLSGGLVEPITTVSRTLSDGTTADCYKIVVNSLASDHTMGPWCPTNISDDASKGGIWLEGGVKYDVDGAFVKNLATFYKDSNWMMYNATTGAITKTSTKTECEEAANPNVGAQYKNFCVECLPSYVANLSHTYYIPVTPKAASSPIAFGTGPMSSGPSVRGLAFNGVVFDAPAPTSVILAAYTLAPFDDAGGHINLAAGYHYHAATGLTTKKTQTDGHAAMIGYALDGYGIYERLDTAGNESTDLDASRGHTDTSRGYHYHVDAAGKNNFINSLHGVYAK; encoded by the coding sequence ATGAAAAATTCAAGCTTTATAGTAATTGCTGCCATACAACTTTTCTTTGCTTGCTCCTCCAGTAACGACAACACAACGACTACAACAACTGAAACAGGTACAGTCGTCAAAGTAAACGCCGCTGATTTCCTATCAGGAGGTTTAGTCGAACCTATCACAACTGTATCTCGCACTTTATCTGATGGTACGACTGCAGATTGTTACAAAATAGTCGTAAACAGTTTAGCCTCAGACCATACTATGGGACCTTGGTGTCCTACAAATATTTCAGATGATGCCTCAAAAGGTGGAATTTGGCTAGAAGGAGGTGTTAAATACGATGTAGACGGCGCTTTTGTAAAAAATCTTGCCACTTTTTACAAAGACAGCAATTGGATGATGTATAATGCGACCACTGGAGCAATTACAAAAACCAGCACTAAGACCGAATGTGAAGAAGCAGCAAATCCTAATGTAGGAGCACAATACAAAAACTTTTGTGTGGAATGCTTGCCTTCCTATGTAGCAAACTTATCACATACCTATTATATTCCTGTGACACCTAAAGCAGCTAGTTCCCCTATTGCATTTGGAACAGGGCCAATGTCCTCTGGTCCAAGTGTGAGAGGATTAGCATTTAACGGTGTTGTGTTTGATGCACCAGCACCTACAAGTGTGATTTTAGCCGCTTATACCTTAGCCCCTTTTGACGATGCGGGTGGTCATATTAACTTGGCCGCAGGCTATCATTACCATGCCGCAACTGGTTTGACTACCAAGAAAACACAAACAGATGGTCATGCGGCAATGATAGGTTATGCCTTAGATGGTTACGGAATATACGAACGTTTAGACACAGCAGGCAATGAATCAACAGACCTTGATGCATCACGTGGTCACACAGACACAAGCAGAGGCTACCACTACCATGTAGATGCAGCGGGTAAAAACAATTTTATCAATAGTTTACACGGTGTGTATGCTAAATAA